The DNA sequence GAATCGATGCTTTTTATAATTTTTTTCAAAATTATTTGCAACTCACTCTAAAAAGAGCGAGTTAGCAATAATTTTGAAGGCAGTCAAGTCCAATCCAGTATTACAAATCTACCAGAAAATAGACTTGTAAAGCAAGATTAGTTTCCCACAAAAGTGGGAAAAATTTTATAAAGAATCAAAAGATCAAAAATTTATTGTTTCAATTGGATCAAAGTTTGAAGCATTTGATCACTCGTTGAAATGGTTTTTGAGTTTGCTTGATAACCTCTTTGGATGATGATAAGTTCTGTCAAAGAACGACTCAAATCCACATTTGACATTTCAAGCGCCGAGGTTTTCATATCGCCGCGACCGCCTGTTCCTGCTTCACCTACTACTATGTTACCAGAGTTAGCAGTCACTTTGAAAAGATTGCCGCCGATTTCTTCAAGTCCTGAGTTATTTGCTACAGAAGCCATAGCCATTTTTGCAACGGCAAAGGTTTTACCATTGGTAAATTCACCTAAGATATTTCCTTTATCATCTACACGTATAGCATCTGGTTTTAAATTTCCAGATGGATAACCATCGGTTGCTTGGCTTGTGAGTGCTGAAGCTGAATTTGAGCTTACAAGACCATCATTAGCACCACTTGTACCAAAGCTGAGTTTGATTTGTTGATTTGGTGCTGCACCGTTGTTTGGTGAGAAATTTAGGGTTCTAGGACTGTATGAAGATAAAGATCCATCATTGTTAAATCTTGCTGTTCCTACAACAATATTGCTTGGGCCTTCACCTGTGGTATTAATCTCAGCAGGTTCAGGAACACGGATGATCATTTGCCATTCATTTCCTCCATCTTGAGTGGTGCTTTGTTTTACAAATTGTACTTCTAGGGTGTGTTTAGAACCTAAAGAATCATAAATTTCAAGTCCGGCTGAGAAAGCACTCAAGAAAAGTTGTTCGCTTTTTCTGTTGCTATTGCCTACATTTAAATTTCCATCAAAACCTTTAAAGATATTAGTAAAGGCTTCGTTAGTGCTTACTTTACCATCTGAATCTGTATAAGAAGTGATATTGAAATTAATATTATGAGCTTTTCTTTGAGTTTGAGTTTGACCATTATAACCTGGTCTGTCTGGTTGCTCACTAGGATTAGATATTATAAATTCTCCGCTTGTGCTTATGGTTACTTTTACACCTTCATTTAGATCGCTACCATCGACTTCAAAGCCACCACTACCATCATAATCAACCCCATATCTGGCATCTCTTTGTAAGAGCTCTCTTAGATCTTCGGTAGTATGGAAAGTTCTTTGATCGGTATTTAAATAAGAACCATTCATTGCTAATCTATAATTATTTTCAGCTGTTCCTGAAGTATTCTCTAATGCAGTATTATAATTTGCTCCACTATCTGGATTATATAAAGGAGGAAGATCGACTGGAGAAGAAGTATAAACGTATTTATGGGCTGTTACGATATGAATATTATGTGTTTTATCTTTACCGTCACCTTGTATCCAATGTGTTCCATTATCATTAACACTTCCTACGGGATTAGTATTATCCCAATCAAATATATCACTTTCGTTATCTTTTTTAGTTTTTATATTCCATAATTCACCGGCTGTATTAGCATTATTAACAGTTAAGTCGATATTTTTCATATTATCGGTGGTACCATCAGCATTGGTATTTATAAAGTCTATGCCTGTGCCATCTTTATTTTTAACGGCTTTTACACCTGTGCCTTCTCGGCTATCGGTTGGAACAGTATAGGTATTGATATATCTTATAGCTTCATCA is a window from the Campylobacter sp. RM10537 genome containing:
- the flgE gene encoding flagellar hook protein FlgE, which gives rise to MMRSLWSGVSGLQAHQTAMDVEGNNISNVNTTGFKYSRADFGTMFSQTVKIATAPTDGRGGQNPLQIGLGVSVSSTTRIHSQGSIQTTDKNTDVAINGDGFFMVSDDGGLTNYLTRSGDFKLDAYGNFVNNAGYVVQGWNINWDTQSIDSSRSPQNIFIDPGMHIPAAKSTEVAIKANLNSGLNIGTAKTPIYALDSVHGYNKKTGETKDENDTGITQFYTTSKNSVEVTEKGVDCASLFNGSGTGLNLREGQGIWVSYADAKFSTQGGNGFDKNSVKNQDNVIFWGDTSKPTKLDITINGIHIQNDNITGIDEAIRYINTYTVPTDSREGTGVKAVKNKDGTGIDFINTNADGTTDNMKNIDLTVNNANTAGELWNIKTKKDNESDIFDWDNTNPVGSVNDNGTHWIQGDGKDKTHNIHIVTAHKYVYTSSPVDLPPLYNPDSGANYNTALENTSGTAENNYRLAMNGSYLNTDQRTFHTTEDLRELLQRDARYGVDYDGSGGFEVDGSDLNEGVKVTISTSGEFIISNPSEQPDRPGYNGQTQTQRKAHNINFNITSYTDSDGKVSTNEAFTNIFKGFDGNLNVGNSNRKSEQLFLSAFSAGLEIYDSLGSKHTLEVQFVKQSTTQDGGNEWQMIIRVPEPAEINTTGEGPSNIVVGTARFNNDGSLSSYSPRTLNFSPNNGAAPNQQIKLSFGTSGANDGLVSSNSASALTSQATDGYPSGNLKPDAIRVDDKGNILGEFTNGKTFAVAKMAMASVANNSGLEEIGGNLFKVTANSGNIVVGEAGTGGRGDMKTSALEMSNVDLSRSLTELIIIQRGYQANSKTISTSDQMLQTLIQLKQ